One window of the uncultured Paludibaculum sp. genome contains the following:
- a CDS encoding cytochrome c biogenesis protein CcdA codes for MQSAWRRNRLQSTSTTGSNQRFSVGRAAPARAPKSSLFLSLTLLSSLCAFGQRPTPATWTLTPSAAKVAPGSTFTAELKLKLQDPWHMYSLTTPKPGPTGGPTTTTIKLAESPAVAKAEIYTPKPVRHFDPNFNLDTETYSGEQSFVFRVELAKDAPAGPLELTAQMRYQLCTEKECLPPKKVTATANVEIAAGAPAGKSDIPAGLVKFDPAAPASPGVAATPAAGSQKQDLGSFLLLAFGFGLAAIFTPCVFPMIPITMSFFLNQPGGGGRRQALIQAVTFCLGIIVLFTGIGFGLSAALGPFAVVQLGSNPWVNGLICIVFFVFGLSLLGAFEITLPTGLLTKLNVASNQGGLIGTLIMGLTFCLAAFACIGPFMGTLLAASVGGDKLQPVLGMLAFSTALSSPFFLLALFPSFLKKLPRSGGWMSRVKVVLGFLVMAALLKYLSNIDQVLQLGLLTRERFLALWVVLFALPGLYLLGFLRMEGIRADEDVRPARLLVGVALLGFALSLVPGMTGTRLGELEAYIPAPPEGSASISTGAISAKWLKNDFDGAIAKAKAENKKVLVAFTGYACTNCHWMKANMFPRPEIAEALGNFVLVELYTDGTDAMSEQNQQRQDSLFKTVAIPYYAIFDADQKVQGSYAGLTKDPQEFLKFLGSSSASTL; via the coding sequence ATGCAATCCGCGTGGCGACGGAATCGGCTTCAGAGCACGTCAACGACAGGATCGAATCAGAGATTCAGCGTTGGCAGAGCAGCGCCGGCACGGGCGCCGAAGTCTAGTCTTTTCCTCTCGCTCACTCTCCTCTCCTCACTTTGTGCTTTTGGCCAGCGGCCCACGCCGGCCACCTGGACGCTCACTCCGTCCGCCGCGAAAGTCGCGCCCGGCTCCACCTTCACCGCTGAACTCAAGCTGAAGCTGCAGGATCCGTGGCACATGTACTCGTTGACTACGCCCAAGCCCGGTCCCACTGGTGGTCCCACCACGACGACCATCAAACTGGCCGAATCGCCGGCGGTCGCCAAGGCGGAGATCTACACCCCAAAGCCGGTACGCCACTTCGACCCGAACTTTAACTTGGATACCGAAACCTACTCAGGCGAGCAGAGTTTTGTGTTTCGCGTGGAGCTCGCCAAGGACGCGCCCGCGGGTCCGCTGGAGCTCACGGCGCAGATGCGGTACCAGCTTTGCACTGAGAAGGAGTGCCTGCCGCCGAAGAAGGTCACCGCCACGGCGAACGTCGAAATCGCGGCCGGCGCCCCCGCAGGCAAGAGCGATATTCCGGCGGGCTTGGTGAAGTTTGACCCGGCCGCTCCGGCGTCTCCAGGGGTAGCTGCGACGCCCGCGGCGGGCAGCCAGAAACAGGATCTGGGTTCGTTCCTCCTGCTCGCCTTTGGATTCGGGTTGGCGGCTATCTTCACGCCTTGTGTCTTCCCGATGATCCCCATCACCATGTCGTTCTTCCTGAACCAGCCGGGTGGCGGCGGACGTCGCCAAGCGCTGATCCAGGCCGTGACGTTTTGCCTTGGGATCATCGTGCTCTTTACCGGTATCGGATTCGGGTTGAGCGCCGCGTTGGGTCCGTTTGCGGTTGTCCAGCTCGGCTCCAACCCCTGGGTAAACGGCCTGATCTGCATTGTTTTCTTTGTCTTCGGGCTCAGTCTTCTAGGAGCATTTGAGATCACGCTCCCAACCGGGCTTCTCACCAAACTGAACGTGGCTTCCAACCAAGGCGGCTTGATCGGAACGCTGATCATGGGCCTGACGTTCTGCCTGGCCGCGTTCGCCTGCATCGGGCCGTTCATGGGAACCCTGCTGGCCGCCTCCGTCGGCGGCGACAAGCTGCAGCCGGTGCTGGGCATGCTCGCATTCTCCACCGCGCTTTCGTCGCCCTTCTTTCTACTGGCTCTGTTCCCTTCCTTCCTGAAGAAGTTGCCCCGTAGTGGCGGCTGGATGTCGCGCGTAAAAGTCGTTCTGGGATTTCTAGTTATGGCCGCTTTGTTGAAGTACCTGTCGAATATCGACCAGGTGCTGCAACTCGGCCTCTTGACGCGGGAGCGGTTCCTGGCGCTGTGGGTTGTTCTCTTCGCGCTGCCTGGACTCTACCTGCTGGGCTTCCTGCGCATGGAAGGAATACGAGCCGATGAGGACGTGAGACCGGCACGTCTTCTGGTCGGCGTGGCTCTCCTGGGCTTCGCACTCAGTCTGGTGCCCGGCATGACAGGCACACGGTTGGGGGAATTGGAAGCCTACATTCCTGCGCCACCAGAAGGCAGCGCTTCAATCTCCACTGGAGCTATTTCCGCCAAGTGGTTGAAAAATGACTTCGATGGAGCCATCGCCAAAGCGAAAGCGGAGAACAAGAAGGTCCTGGTGGCCTTCACTGGCTACGCCTGCACAAATTGCCACTGGATGAAGGCCAACATGTTCCCTCGGCCGGAGATTGCCGAAGCGTTGGGCAACTTCGTCCTGGTGGAACTCTACACCGACGGTACGGACGCCATGAGCGAGCAGAACCAACAGCGGCAGGATTCGCTCTTCAAGACAGTGGCGATTCCCTACTACGCCATCTTCGATGCCGACCAGAAAGTCCAGGGTTCCTATGCCGGCCTTACCAAGGATCCTCAGGAGTTTCTTAAATTTCTGGGCAGCAGTTCAGCCAGTACATTATAG
- a CDS encoding FliH/SctL family protein, producing the protein MSSKTMASRIRPASSEIHSTVVEWPRLGDPVANPEPAPGRPRAAQPTPPPAEQDTAELRKQMEQQFQQKLQAEKHEAHRQGEASGRQKAAADFEAAVERMARSIEEVAGMKSRLRKQAERDVVTLALAMARRVLRRQVTMDEEALLGLVKAAFENVSMREVTEVRVHPQFVTRIQGHLAKIGAPQAIHVQGDGALEVGGLVVETGRGSLDASIETQMEEIGRGLSDALSVQGGAV; encoded by the coding sequence ATGTCGTCTAAAACCATGGCGTCGCGAATCCGCCCCGCTTCGTCGGAGATCCACTCCACCGTCGTCGAATGGCCACGGCTTGGCGACCCCGTGGCCAACCCCGAGCCGGCCCCAGGGCGCCCCCGCGCCGCCCAGCCAACGCCGCCACCCGCCGAGCAGGACACGGCCGAGTTGCGGAAGCAGATGGAACAGCAATTCCAACAGAAGCTCCAGGCCGAAAAGCACGAGGCGCACCGTCAAGGCGAGGCGTCCGGCCGGCAGAAAGCAGCGGCGGACTTCGAAGCCGCGGTGGAGCGGATGGCGCGCTCGATTGAGGAAGTTGCAGGGATGAAAAGCCGGCTGCGCAAGCAAGCTGAGCGCGATGTCGTCACGCTTGCCTTGGCGATGGCGCGCCGAGTCCTGCGGCGGCAGGTGACGATGGATGAGGAGGCCCTGCTTGGTCTGGTGAAGGCAGCGTTCGAGAACGTCTCGATGCGGGAAGTGACCGAGGTGCGCGTCCATCCCCAGTTTGTCACCCGGATTCAGGGTCATCTGGCCAAGATTGGCGCACCCCAAGCGATCCACGTCCAGGGCGACGGAGCCCTGGAGGTCGGAGGTTTGGTCGTCGAGACGGGTCGGGGCTCGCTCGATGCCTCGATCGAGACGCAGATGGAAGAGATCGGCCGTGGCCTCTCCGACGCCTTGTCCGTACAAGGAGGTGCGGTATGA
- a CDS encoding FliI/YscN family ATPase: protein MSAAWLDVARLERAITDCKPVRSTGVVTRTVGLLVESRGPAVGMGEFCEILTRDGARIRTQVIGFRDGQILSMPLEEVAGLQLGDTIVARAGESKVGVSHGLIGRVLDGFGRPMDGGPPIAAEARYDIYAAPPGPLEREPITEPLVTGIRALDGFLTCGRGQRVGVFGGSGVGKSTLLGSLIRHHSADVAVLALIGERNREVRDFIEHEIGPEGMKKTVLVVATSDRPSPLRVRACFLALAVAEYFRDQGKDVLLIADSVTRLAMAQREIGLAAGEPPSQKGYTPSVFQMMPRVFERAGRFKHGSITAFFTVLVEGDDMNEPIADAVRGILDGHVVLSRALGQKGHYPAIDVLQSVSRLASRVAPAEQRDAANRLRETLALLQSSEDLIRIGAYIGGSNAPLDTALARQKDIQEFLRQRPEEHSPIQDTLNRMKKLAPTR, encoded by the coding sequence ATGAGCGCCGCATGGTTGGACGTGGCCCGTCTGGAGCGTGCCATCACCGACTGCAAACCCGTCCGCTCCACCGGCGTCGTGACCCGTACTGTCGGCCTCCTGGTGGAGTCGCGTGGGCCCGCCGTTGGGATGGGCGAGTTCTGCGAGATTCTCACGCGCGACGGCGCGCGAATCCGTACTCAGGTGATCGGATTCAGGGATGGGCAGATCCTCTCGATGCCTCTGGAGGAGGTGGCTGGACTCCAGTTGGGCGACACAATCGTGGCCCGCGCCGGTGAGTCGAAAGTGGGCGTTTCCCACGGTCTTATCGGTCGCGTTTTGGACGGTTTTGGCCGTCCGATGGACGGTGGACCGCCCATCGCGGCCGAAGCCCGGTATGACATCTACGCCGCTCCGCCCGGTCCGCTGGAACGCGAACCCATCACCGAACCGCTCGTCACCGGGATCCGGGCTCTGGACGGGTTCCTGACCTGCGGGCGCGGACAGCGCGTCGGGGTGTTCGGCGGCAGCGGTGTGGGCAAAAGTACCTTACTGGGCAGTCTGATACGGCACCACAGCGCGGACGTGGCCGTGCTGGCGCTCATCGGCGAGCGCAACCGCGAAGTCCGTGATTTCATTGAACATGAGATCGGCCCCGAGGGCATGAAGAAGACGGTCCTGGTGGTCGCGACGTCCGATCGCCCGTCGCCGCTGCGTGTACGCGCCTGTTTTCTTGCACTTGCGGTGGCGGAGTACTTCCGCGATCAGGGCAAGGACGTGCTGCTGATCGCCGACTCCGTGACCCGCTTGGCCATGGCCCAGCGCGAGATTGGCCTGGCCGCCGGTGAACCGCCCAGCCAGAAGGGCTACACGCCCAGCGTGTTCCAGATGATGCCCCGCGTCTTTGAGCGGGCCGGCCGGTTCAAACACGGGTCAATTACCGCATTCTTCACCGTGCTGGTCGAGGGTGACGACATGAACGAGCCCATCGCCGACGCGGTTCGCGGCATTCTCGATGGACATGTGGTTCTTTCCCGAGCCCTGGGACAGAAGGGCCACTACCCGGCGATCGACGTCCTCCAATCTGTCTCGCGGCTCGCCTCGCGAGTTGCTCCCGCCGAGCAACGGGACGCCGCAAATCGGTTACGGGAGACGCTCGCGCTCCTACAGTCGTCGGAGGATCTGATCCGGATTGGGGCCTACATCGGCGGCAGCAATGCGCCGCTCGATACGGCGCTGGCCCGGCAGAAGGACATCCAGGAGTTCCTCCGGCAGCGGCCGGAGGAGCATTCACCCATCCAGGACACCCTAAACCGCATGAAGAAGCTTGCGCCAACCAGATAA